The Salegentibacter mishustinae genome includes a window with the following:
- a CDS encoding CHRD domain-containing protein — MKKLAFALMMVAGFTSCDSDDDGVDTPDFEGETKEYTLNEMSDSGVSGTVTFMENEDGSATVEFDLEGTPDDGMHPAHIHMGTAAETGDIAVTFTPIDGATGMSTTEVSALDDGTDITYEELVAYDGYINVHLSADELGTIVAQTDIGENELTGESVSYDLEERDISGVSGVAIFEERENGETLVTLDLEGTEEGGEHPAHIHMGSIEDAPGAIAITFTPVNGVTGMSMTNVSMTDGSADAEGEAITYTELLTYDGYINVHKSAEELEVLAAQGNMGANASEE, encoded by the coding sequence ATGAAAAAATTAGCATTTGCTTTAATGATGGTCGCAGGATTCACAAGTTGTGATAGCGATGATGATGGTGTAGACACTCCAGATTTTGAAGGAGAAACAAAAGAGTACACACTAAATGAAATGAGTGACTCTGGCGTTAGCGGAACTGTTACCTTTATGGAAAATGAAGATGGAAGCGCTACCGTAGAATTTGATCTGGAAGGGACTCCAGACGATGGAATGCACCCAGCACATATTCATATGGGAACCGCTGCTGAAACTGGAGATATCGCTGTTACTTTTACTCCTATTGATGGAGCGACAGGGATGAGTACTACTGAAGTTTCGGCTTTAGATGATGGTACCGATATTACTTATGAAGAATTGGTTGCCTATGACGGGTATATCAATGTTCACTTAAGTGCTGACGAACTAGGTACTATTGTAGCCCAAACCGATATTGGAGAAAATGAACTTACCGGTGAGTCAGTAAGTTATGATCTTGAAGAAAGAGATATTTCTGGTGTAAGCGGTGTGGCTATTTTCGAAGAACGTGAAAATGGCGAAACTCTAGTAACCTTAGATCTTGAAGGAACTGAAGAAGGAGGGGAACACCCAGCTCACATTCACATGGGGTCTATAGAAGATGCTCCTGGAGCTATTGCAATTACTTTTACTCCTGTAAATGGAGTAACCGGTATGAGTATGACCAATGTTAGTATGACCGATGGTTCTGCTGATGCAGAAGGTGAAGCAATTACTTATACAGAATTGCTAACTTATGATGGTTACATAAATGTACACAAAAGTGCTGAAGAACTAGAGGTTCTTGCTGCACAGGGAAATATGGGAGCTAATGCTTCTGAAGAGTAA
- a CDS encoding DUF4252 domain-containing protein, whose translation MKSIKILGLALAASAFVSCASEPSLQEYYVENQQDNKFIAVDVPTSMFTNAEELNENQRATLKSVKKINLLALPVKENKEEYEAEKTKLSSILKDEKYQLLMKYGSNNRKAEIYFTGDEDAIDEIIVYGYDDAKGVGVARVLGEDMNPQKLMELMKSLQKGDVDVEGLKGITGMFSAEIGE comes from the coding sequence ATGAAATCGATAAAAATATTAGGTTTAGCATTGGCCGCTTCTGCTTTTGTTTCTTGCGCCAGTGAACCAAGTTTACAGGAATACTATGTAGAAAATCAACAGGATAATAAGTTCATTGCAGTAGATGTGCCTACAAGTATGTTCACCAATGCTGAAGAGTTGAATGAGAACCAACGAGCCACGCTAAAAAGCGTGAAGAAAATAAATCTTTTGGCGTTACCTGTAAAAGAGAATAAGGAGGAATATGAAGCTGAAAAGACTAAATTATCAAGTATTCTAAAGGATGAAAAGTATCAGCTTTTAATGAAATACGGTTCAAATAATCGCAAAGCCGAAATTTATTTTACCGGAGATGAAGATGCGATAGATGAAATTATTGTGTACGGGTATGATGATGCTAAAGGAGTTGGAGTAGCTAGAGTTCTTGGAGAAGATATGAATCCGCAGAAATTAATGGAATTAATGAAATCGTTACAGAAAGGCGATGTAGATGTGGAAGGTTTAAAAGGAATTACCGGTATGTTTAGTGCCGAAATTGGAGAGTAG
- a CDS encoding RNA polymerase sigma factor, with protein MKQQGFLDIINPVKDKMYRLALRLLVSKEAAEDATQDVILKLWNQKHKLKDYTNLEAFAMTVTKNYCLDELKAKKNNNLRIVHQNYENNSVSPQRGLELKDELNWINGIVSELPEQQKIVFQLRDIEQLEFEEIIEITNMKSTAVRVALSRARKKIRESLTKKHNYGIAKN; from the coding sequence ATGAAACAACAGGGCTTCCTGGACATAATAAACCCGGTAAAAGATAAAATGTACCGGCTTGCGTTACGACTGCTTGTTTCAAAAGAAGCGGCAGAAGATGCTACCCAGGATGTGATCCTAAAATTGTGGAATCAGAAGCATAAGCTCAAGGATTATACCAATCTCGAAGCTTTTGCAATGACGGTGACAAAAAATTACTGTTTAGATGAACTAAAAGCAAAAAAGAATAATAATTTAAGAATTGTTCATCAAAATTATGAAAATAACTCGGTTTCTCCTCAAAGAGGATTGGAGCTTAAAGATGAATTGAATTGGATAAATGGAATTGTATCTGAATTACCAGAACAGCAAAAAATTGTTTTTCAGCTTCGTGATATTGAGCAGTTGGAATTTGAAGAAATTATAGAAATCACCAATATGAAAAGTACTGCGGTAAGGGTCGCCTTATCCAGAGCGAGAAAAAAGATACGAGAGAGCTTAACGAAAAAGCATAATTATGGAATTGCAAAAAATTAA
- a CDS encoding SIR2 family NAD-dependent protein deacylase, translated as MQKKIVVLTGAGMSSESGIKTFRDADGLWEGHDVMDIASPIGWEKDQKRVLEFYNQRRRQLLTVDPNAAHTALAELEKEFDVEIITQNIDDLHERAGSTKVTHLHGELLKARSTFNENLVLDWKQDIKPGDFCEFNYQLRPHVVWFGEAVPMFEKAMEIVAEADILMIIGTSMQVYPAAGLVDFAPQGIPVYFIDPKPNIQEKGNLHIMAEKASIGVPKLVNELINSA; from the coding sequence ATGCAGAAGAAAATCGTTGTATTAACCGGTGCCGGGATGAGCTCTGAAAGTGGAATAAAAACTTTTCGTGATGCCGATGGCCTTTGGGAAGGCCACGATGTTATGGATATTGCTTCGCCTATTGGCTGGGAAAAAGATCAAAAAAGGGTTTTAGAATTTTATAATCAACGTCGCCGGCAATTATTAACGGTAGACCCTAATGCTGCGCATACTGCCTTGGCTGAACTTGAAAAAGAATTTGATGTAGAAATAATTACCCAGAATATAGATGATCTTCACGAAAGGGCCGGCAGTACAAAGGTTACTCATTTGCACGGCGAACTATTGAAGGCCAGAAGCACTTTTAATGAAAATCTTGTGCTGGATTGGAAACAAGATATAAAACCCGGAGATTTCTGCGAATTTAATTATCAACTTAGACCACACGTTGTTTGGTTTGGCGAAGCTGTACCTATGTTTGAGAAAGCGATGGAAATTGTTGCCGAAGCAGATATACTGATGATTATTGGAACCTCTATGCAAGTATATCCAGCGGCAGGACTGGTAGATTTCGCACCCCAGGGAATCCCGGTTTATTTTATAGATCCTAAACCCAATATTCAGGAGAAAGGAAATCTTCATATTATGGCTGAAAAAGCTTCCATTGGCGTTCCCAAGCTGGTAAATGAATTAATAAATTCTGCATAG
- the purB gene encoding adenylosuccinate lyase, which translates to MTPLTAISPIDGRYHSKTKQLSAYFSEEALIRYRVKVEVEYFIALCELPLPQLKDIDHSVFSYLRAIYKNFTIVDAQAVKEIEKTTNHDVKAVEYLLKNKFDELGLEESKEFIHFGLTSQDINNTAVPLSLKDAIEAEYLPEIEEIIAKLTQLSQDWANVPLLARTHGQPASPTRLGKEIEVFITRLESQLDLLNKVPHAAKFGGATGNFNAHKIAYPNIDWKEFGTNFVQEKLGLHHSFPTTQIEHYDHMAALFDTLKRINNILIDLDRDIWTYVSMDYFKQKIKKGEIGSSAMPHKVNPIDFENSEGNLGIANAIFEHLSSKLPISRLQRDLTDSTVLRNIGVPMGHTSIAFKSTLKGLGKLLLNEEKLNADLEANWAVVAEAIQTILRREGFKNPYETLKGLTRTNEKINKKSIADFIETLEVSEAVKGELKKITPQNYTGI; encoded by the coding sequence ATGACACCGCTAACCGCCATTTCTCCTATAGACGGAAGATATCATTCCAAAACCAAACAACTTTCAGCTTACTTTAGCGAAGAAGCGCTAATAAGGTATAGAGTAAAGGTTGAAGTTGAGTATTTTATTGCTCTTTGCGAATTACCCTTACCACAGCTTAAAGATATTGATCATTCTGTTTTTAGTTATTTACGTGCTATCTATAAGAATTTTACAATTGTAGATGCTCAGGCGGTAAAAGAGATTGAAAAAACAACGAATCACGATGTAAAAGCGGTAGAATATCTGCTGAAAAATAAGTTTGATGAATTAGGACTTGAAGAATCTAAAGAATTTATCCATTTTGGGCTTACTTCTCAAGATATAAATAATACTGCGGTTCCTTTAAGCTTAAAAGATGCTATTGAAGCCGAATACTTACCGGAAATTGAAGAAATTATAGCCAAGCTTACACAACTTTCTCAAGATTGGGCGAATGTACCACTATTGGCAAGAACTCATGGGCAACCTGCTTCCCCTACCCGATTGGGAAAGGAAATAGAAGTTTTTATTACTCGTTTAGAATCACAATTGGATCTTTTAAATAAAGTGCCACACGCTGCTAAATTTGGCGGGGCAACTGGAAATTTTAATGCTCACAAAATCGCTTATCCAAATATAGACTGGAAGGAATTCGGGACTAATTTTGTTCAGGAAAAATTGGGGTTACACCATTCTTTCCCCACTACGCAAATTGAGCATTATGATCATATGGCTGCTTTGTTTGATACTTTAAAAAGAATCAACAATATTCTAATAGACCTGGATCGCGATATCTGGACCTATGTTTCTATGGATTATTTTAAGCAGAAAATTAAAAAAGGCGAAATAGGCTCTTCTGCTATGCCGCATAAAGTGAATCCTATAGATTTTGAAAATAGTGAAGGAAATTTAGGAATTGCCAACGCTATTTTTGAGCACCTATCTTCTAAACTTCCTATTAGTAGATTGCAGCGAGATCTTACCGATAGTACGGTTTTAAGAAATATTGGCGTACCTATGGGCCACACCAGTATCGCTTTTAAAAGCACCCTAAAAGGTCTTGGCAAATTATTGCTGAATGAAGAAAAACTGAATGCTGATCTTGAAGCTAACTGGGCGGTTGTGGCTGAAGCAATTCAAACTATTTTGCGCCGTGAAGGATTTAAAAATCCTTATGAGACACTTAAAGGTCTTACCAGAACTAACGAAAAGATCAATAAAAAGAGTATCGCCGATTTTATTGAAACATTAGAGGTTTCTGAAGCGGTAAAAGGAGAACTTAAAAAAATAACCCCGCAAAATTATACGGGGATATAA
- a CDS encoding DUF4252 domain-containing protein, with the protein MKKIAIIVFIGLLPMLSQAQSFAKYEDMKDVDAMVMTSKMFKMLAKVDLSDDNPEAREYLKLIENLDEIKMFTSTTASVRSEMQKDVESYLNSNNLDQLMRVKEDGKNIRFYSKSGKRDNYVSELFMFMEGEKEGEPISVILSITGEIDLSQLSRLTSDLKIPGAEELKNVENKS; encoded by the coding sequence ATGAAAAAAATAGCAATAATAGTATTTATTGGCTTGTTGCCAATGTTAAGTCAGGCCCAGTCCTTTGCCAAGTATGAAGACATGAAAGATGTTGATGCTATGGTAATGACCAGCAAAATGTTTAAAATGCTTGCTAAAGTAGATCTAAGTGACGATAATCCTGAAGCGAGAGAGTACCTTAAGCTTATTGAAAACCTAGATGAGATTAAAATGTTTACCAGTACTACCGCATCTGTAAGAAGTGAAATGCAAAAGGACGTAGAATCTTATTTAAATTCTAATAATTTAGACCAGTTAATGCGGGTAAAAGAAGATGGTAAAAACATTCGCTTTTACTCAAAAAGTGGAAAAAGAGATAATTACGTAAGCGAACTCTTTATGTTTATGGAAGGCGAAAAAGAAGGAGAGCCAATTTCGGTAATCTTAAGTATTACGGGTGAAATAGATCTTTCCCAGCTATCACGTTTAACTTCAGACCTCAAAATTCCTGGTGCTGAAGAGCTTAAAAACGTAGAAAATAAATCTTAA